From the genome of Rhizobacter sp. AJA081-3:
CCTCACCAACGGCGGTGGCGCCGGTGTGATGGCGGCCGATTGCGCCGCGCATGTCGGCGTGGAACTCACCGACCTGCACGCCGACACGATCGCACGGCTCGACGCGCAGATGCCCGCCAACTGGTCGCACGGCAACCCGGTGGACATCATCGGCGACGCGCCGGCCGAGCGCTACGTGCAGGCGCTGGAGGCGCTGAACGCCGACCCCGGCGCCGGCGCGGTGCTGTTCATCCATGCGCCCACGGCGATCGTGCCGAGCGCCGACATCGCCCGCGCGCTGGTGCCGCTGGCCAGCCAGTCGCCGCCGCGCGTGCTCGGCTGCTGGCTGGGTGGCGATTCGGTGGCGCAGGCGCGCGAGATCTTCCGCGAGGCCGGCATTGCCGGCTACGAGACGCCCGAGGAGGCGGTGCGTGCGTTCGCGATGCTCACCACCTACCGGCGCAACCAGGCGCAGCTGATCGAGGCGGCGCCGGCGCGACCCTTCCAAGCCGCCGAGCCTGATCTGCCGGCGGTGCGTGCGATGGTGCAGCAGGTGCTGGGCAGCGGCCGCGAGATGCTCACCGAGCCGGAGGCCAAGGCGGTGCTCGCTGCCTACGGCATCCCGGTGGTGGCCACGCAGCGTGTCGGGCTCGATCCTGCCGAGACCGTGAGCGCGGCGCGCGCGATGGGCTTTCCGGTGGCGATCAAGATCCTCAGTGCCGACATCTCGCACAAGTCCGATGTCGGCGGAGTGGCCCTCGGACTGGACAGCGAGGAGCAGGTGCGCGCCGCCACCGCCGAGATGCTGGAGCGCGTACGCGCCCAGCGACCGCAGGCGAAGCTCGACGGCTTCACCGTGCAGTCGATGGTGCAGCGTGCCGGCGCGCAGGAACTGATCGTCGGCGCCAGCATCGACCGCGTCTTTGGCCCGGTGATCCTGTTCGGCCAGGGCGGCACGGCGGTCGAGGTGCTGGCCGATCGCGCTATCGCGCTGCCGCCCTTGAACGAGCCGCTGGCGCGCGCCCTGGTGGCGCGCACGCGGGTGGCCAGGCTGCTGCGCGGCTTTCGCGACACGCCGCCGGCCGACGAGGCGAGCGTGCACGCCGTGCTGATCGCGGTATCGCAGTTGCTCGCCGACGTGCCGCAGATCGCCGAGCTCGACATCAACCCGCTGATCGTCGATGCGAAAGGCGCGATCGCTCTCGATGCGCGCATCCGGCTGAGTGTCACCGCGCCGGCCGGCGCCTTGAACTTCGCCATCCGGCCCTACCCGGCGCACCTGACGCAACGCCTCGAATGGCACGGCCGCCAGCTCACGCTGCGGGCCATCCGCCCGGAGGACGAGGCGCAGCACCTCGATTTCCTCAGCCACCTCGACCCCGAGGACGTGCGCATGCGCGTCTTCTACAGCCGGCGCAGCATCGAGCGCACCGAACTCGCGCGCCTGACTCAGATCGACTACGCGCGCGAGATGGCCTTCGTCGCCACCGCGCCCGGGCCGGACGGCGCCGAGCAGACGCTGGGCGTGGTGCGTGCCGTGGCCGACCCCGACAACATCGAAGCCGAGTTCGGCATCATCGTGCGCAGCGAGCTCAAGGGCGAAGGCCTGGGCGAGCTGCTGCTGCAACGCATGGTCGTGTACCTTCGCGAGCACGGCACGAGGCGCCTCGTGGCCACCGTGCTCGCAGAGAACACGCGCATGCTCCAACTGGCGCGAGAGCTCGGCTTCGTCGAGTCGCCCAGTCGCCAGGAGCCGGGGACTCGCTGGGTCGAGCTCGCGCTCTGATCAACGCACGCGCAGCTCGCGGTGCAGCCAAGCGCGCGCCACCGCCCAGTCGCGCTTGAGCGTGGCCAGCGAGATACCGAGCAGCTCGGCGGCCTCCTCGTTCTCGAGACCGCCGAAAAACCGCAGCTCCACCACCTTGGCGGCGCGTGCATCCACCGCCTCGAAGGCGAGCAGGGCCTCGTGCACGTCGACGAGGTCGCGGCCCGGCGTGCCCGTCCAGCGCTCCAGCGTGCCCAGCGTGAGCGGCACCAGCTCGGCATCGCGCTTCTCGGCGCGGCGCGCGAGCGCGTGGTTGACGAGAATGCGCCGCATCATCGTCGAGGCCACGGCGAGGAAGTGGCTGCGGTTCTTCCAGCGCGTGCGCGATTGCTCGGCGAGGCGGAACCAGGCCTCATGTGCCAGCGCGGTGGGGGTCAGTGTGTGCCCGGCTTCCTCGCGCCGCAACTGGGCGCGCGCCGCGCGGCGCAGTTCGCCGTAGAGCAGTTCGAACAGCCGGTGCGCGACCTGTGGGTCGCCGGAATCCACGTGTGCGAGCCACTGTGTCACGTCGGCTTCGTGGAGAATTTCCGCGTCGACGCTCATCTGAGGTGGTGGCTGGCCATGTGCCGATTGTGCCGCCGCCCCTAGCATCGGCGCATGCGCCAGACCGCGTCTTCCGCCGCCGATTGGGACAAAGTGCGCGCCTTGTTCGACGCCGCGCTCGCGCTCGAGGAAGGCGAGCGCGAGGCGCTGCTCGCCGACCCGTCGCACGAGGCGGCAGTGCGAGCCGAGGTGCTCTCGCTGCTGGCCCATGCGGCCCGGGATGGGGATGACTTCCTGGTGCGGCCGGGGCTGGCCGATGCGTCGCACCTGCCGGACAGCCGCGTCGGCCAGCGCTGCGGCGCGTGGTGCATCACCGCGCCCATCGGCAGTGGCGGCATGGGCGAGGTGTGGCTGGCCGAGCGCGCCGACGGCGCCTTCAGCGGTCAGGCCGCCATCAAGGTGCTCAAGCGCGGCATGGACTCCGACGCGGTGCTGTCGCGGTTCGCGCTCGAGCAGCAGTCGCTCGCGCGACTGAACCATCCGCACATCGCCCACCTGCTCGATGCCGGCCGCACGGCCGACGGCCTGCCCTACTTCGTCATGGAACACGTGGCCGGGCGACCGATCGACCAGGCCTGCGAGGGCCTGCCGGTAGCGCAGCGCCTGGCGCTGTTCCTGCAGCTGGCCGAGGCGGTGGCCCACGCGCACCGCAACCTGCTGCTGCACCGTGACCTCAAGCCCGGCAACGTGCTGGTCACCGCGCAGGGGCAGGTCAGGCTGCTGGATTTCGGCATCGCCAAGGCGATCGATCCTTCGGGTGGCGCTGACGCCGAGCACACGCATGCCGGGCCGCGCCCCTTCACGCCGCAGTTCGCCAGCCCCGAGCAGGTGCGCGGCGAGGCGGTCGGCACGGCCACCGACATCTATAGCCTGGGCGTGCTGCTGTACGTCATGCTCACCGGCAGCCGACCCTATGGCCGCGGCTCGAGCACGCCGATGGAAGCGGCGCGCAGCGTGCTCGAGGAAGAGCCGACGCGGCCCAGTGCGCTGCCGCCACCGGGCTCCGACGCCGATGCAGCCTTGCTGGCGAGCCGCAGGTGCCTGCAGGGCGATCTCGACACCATCCTGCTCAAGGCGCTGGACAAACGCATCGAGGCGCGCTACTCCAGCGTCGAGGCGATGGCCGGCGACGTGCGTGCGCATCTGGCCGGCCGGCCGGTGAACGCGCGTGCCCCGCGCTTGGGCTACCTGTTCGGCAAGTTCGTGAAGCGCAACCGTTGGGCCGTCGGCGCCGCGGCGCTGGGTGCGCTGGCGCTGGTCGGCGGCCTCGCCTCGACGCTGTGGCAGATGCGCCAGGCCGAGGCAGCCCGCCTGAGCGCCGAGCAGCGCTTCGCCGACGTGCGCCGGCTCGCCAATCGGCTGGTGTTCCAGTACCACGACCAGATCGCCAGCCTGCCGGGCTCGACCCGGGTGCGTGCCGAGCTGCTGGGCGACGCGCAGGGCTACCTCGACGAACTGAACCGCCACGTCGGCAACGACGGCACGCTGGCCAGAGAGCTCGCCGAGACCTACTTCCGTCTCGCCGTGCTGCAGGGCGAGGCCTTCTCGCCCAGCCTGGAGCGACTCGATGCCGCGCAGGCCAACCTCGACAAGGCGATCGCGCTGCTGCCGCGCTACATCGATGCGGCAGGCGTCGAGGTGGCTGCGCTCGCCACTGCGGCCGACATGTGGATGGCGCAGTCCTCGCAGCGGTGGCGGCGCGCCCATCTGGGGCTGGGCCGCCGGGCTCTCGAGCAGGCGCGGGCGCTGGCCGAGCGGGCTCGCCGGCAAGCACCGGACGACCCCAAGGTGCTCTCGCTGCTGGGCACGCTGGAAGGTCGGCTGGGCCTGCTGATCGGCGGCAGCGCGGCCAGCGCCAGCCTGGGCCGCACCGCCGAGGCGGTGTCCCACCTGGAGGCTTCGCTCGCCCACATGCAGGTGCTGGAGCGCCTTGACCCGGCCAACGCGGAGTGGGTGCACGAGCTCGCCTGGGCCTGCTACATCGGCGCCTATGCCGCCAACCTGCGCGGAGACGACGCGCTGGCGGTGTCGCTGGCCGAGCGGGCCGTGGCCCTGCGCGACCGCGCCGCGCGCATGTTGCCGGACAACGCCCATCTGCGCCACCAGACGGCCATTGCGCGGCTGGTGCTCGCGGTCTCGCTCGCACATGCAGGACGTCACGAACGTGCGTTGCCGCTGATGGACGAGGCGCAGGCCATCGTGCGCGCCAGCGTGGCCGCCGACGCCTCGAACCAGGCGGCGCAGCGCGACCTGCGCGTCAGCGGCTTCGCCCGCGGCCGGATCCTGGTGCTGGCCGGCCGCCACGACGAGGCGCGTGGGGTGCTGGCCGAGGCGCTGGCCGCCGTGCCCGCGAAGACACTGGCCGAGGACTTCTACCTCGCCCGCGCACGCGCCGACGGCCTGGTCTGGGCGGCGCGGGCCTGGCTCGATGGCGATGCGGCGCGTGCGCTGGCCCTGGCCGACGAAGCGATCGAGGTCGTGCAGGCGGCAGCGCCCGGCGACGGCAATGCGAGCCGGCTGTGGACGCTCGCCCAGGCCCAAGGCGAACGCGCGGCGGCCTTGGCGCGCCTGGGCCGCCGCGAGCAGGCCAGCGTGGCGGCCACGTTGGCCCTGGCGACGTGGCAGCAAGGCTCCCCGGAGGGCCGCACGCCGGGCCTGTTCGACCTCTGGGTCGCGCGTGACCGCGAACTCGCCCACCCTGACAGACCCTGAGCCGACTGCGCAGCGCCAATGAGCCGTCGGCGCCGGATTTCCTGCGTAACCCGACAAGCCGATCCGCCTGAGGCGCCGGCGACCTCGAACGTTCAACGCAAGGACCCCGACCATGAGAGCCCTGACCCCTGCCTCCCTGACCGCCCTGTTCGCCGCCGTCGTGCTGTCCGGCTGTGGTGGCGGCAACGATGCCCCGGCACCCGCCGCCGGGCCGTCCCCCGCACCGGCCCCCGCACCGGCCCCCGCGCCCGCCCCCGCCGGCAGCTGCGGCACGATGCGCGTGCTGGGTGCGACCGAGCTGGCCGCATTCGACGGCAGCTACGTGGTGAAGGTCTTCGACGGCAGTAGCATGACGCCTGCCGAACTTGGCGGGGCCACGCTGGCGTTGGCCGGCAGCACGCTGACCTACACGCCCGACAGCGGGCTGGCCGGATCGAGCGCCGCCACGGCAACGGTGACCGCAGTGTGCGAGAACACCAACTCGTCCGGCGCGCCGATTGGCGTCGTCGCAGTGATCGACACGCAGCGCCATGTCGACTTCTTCGCGCCGGCGTTCAATGGTCTGTACGTCTCCGGCAGCGATCTCGGCAGCGATCCCGCCGCCGGCCGCTACCTGCAGGGCACGCTGGCGAAGAACACCACGGCACCCGCGCCTGCACCCGCGCCTGCACCGTCGGGCAGCTACCTCGGCTTCGCCGCCAGCGCTCCCGCCACGGGTGGCGGCAACGCCACCGCAAGCGCCGGCGCCTGGCTGGCCGGTACCTACTACGGCCGATCGTCGGCCAACTCCACCTGCACGCTGCAGATCGACGCGGCCGGCCAGTTCGTCGGCTCGATGAACGGCAGCACACAGACAGGCGTGCTCGACGGCGAAGGCAACGACCGCGCCGTGAGCGTGCCCACGGCCGGTTTCGCCTTCGGCGTGACCGCCACCTCGACCGGCCAGGGCGTGAGCACCGGCGGCGTGGGCGGGCGGCTGACCAACTTCCAGCTCGGCGGCGTGCTGGACTTCTGCGCCGTGATGTTCAGGTCGGACACGCCGATGACCATCGCACCGGCGACCTCGGCGCCGATGGTGCTGAAGAACAGCGGCCTGCTCGCGTCGGAACTGCCGGCAGCCGTCATCGGCACGCGCCAGGGTTACGCGGTCGGCACCCTGTTCTCTCCGCGCAGCGCGCCGGTGGCTTGCACGCTGAACGTGGCGGCCGACGGCAGCGTCACGCTGACCACCGGCGACCGCAACTTCAGCGCCCAGGTCGACGGCGGCTCCGGCAGTGCCGCCGATGCCAGTCTGTCGGGCCGCATCTCGGGCTACCAGAGCCTGACCGCCGCGAACGGCCTGTTCTACCGCGTCAATGCGCTGTCGCTCAGCGGCGCGAGCGACGTGACCGAGATCCTCATCGAGCTCGCGCACACGTCGGCGGGCAGCCAGGTCAGCTACGCCTCGGCACAGGTGCGGCCGGCTGCCGGCGGCGTCGGCAGCGTGTCCGACGCCTGCTATTTCCCGAACTGAGCCACGCGGGCTGCGCTCAGCCTCGGCGCTGCTTCACGGCCGCGCCGAGGATCTCCAGCACTTCCAGCGAGTCGTCCCAGCCGATGCACGCATCGGTGATGCTCTGGCCGTAGGCGAGCTGGGCCGGATCGTCCTTGCCGGGGCTGAACTTCTGCGCGCCGGCTGTCAGGTGGCTCTCCACCATCACGCCGAAGATGCAGCGGCCACCGGCCTTCATCTGCGCGGCGATGTCGCGCGCCACGTCGACCTGCTTCTGGTGCTGCTTGCTGCTGTTGGCGTGGCTGCAATCGACCATCAGCGTGCAGTCGAGCTTGGCCGCCTCGATCTCCTTGCAGGCCGCGGCCACGCTGGCGGCGTCGTAGTTCGGCGCCTTGCCGCCGCGCAGGATGACGTGGCAGTCCTTGTTGCCGCGTGTCTCGACGATGGCCACCTGGCCGTTCTTGTGCACCGACAGGAAGTGGTGCGGCCGCGCCGCCGCCTGGATGGCGTCGGTGGCGATCTTGATGTTGCCGTCGGTGCCGTTCTTGAAGCCGATCGGCGCCGACAGGCCGGAGGCCAGCTCGCGGTGCACCTGGCTCTCGGTGGTGCGCGCGCCGATCGCGCCCCAGGAGATCAGGTCGCCGATGTACTGCGGCGAGATGACGTCGAGGAACTCGCTGCCCGCCGGCATGCCGGCCCGATTGATCTCGACGAGCAACTGCCGCGCGATGCGCAGGCCCTCGTCGATGCGGTAGCTCTCGTCGAGGTAGGGGTCGTTGATCAGGCCCTTCCAGCCCACCGTGGTGCGCGGCTTCTCGAAGTAAACGCGCATGACGATCTCCAGCCGGTCGGCGTACTTGTCGCGCTGCACCTTCAGGCGGCGCGCGTAATCGATCGCGGCGGCCGGGTCGTGGATCGAGCACGGGCCCATGACCACCAGCAGCCGGTCGTCCTTGCGCTGCATGATGTTGCGGATCGCCGCGCGGGTGTTGCCGATCAGCGTCTCGACCGCCGTGCCGGCGATCGGGAAGAAGCGGATCAGGTGCTCCGGCGGCGGCAAAGGAGTCACGTCCTTGATGCGCTGGTCATCGGTCTGGCTGGTGCGCTCGCTGCGCGCATACCAGGCCTCGCTGGTGGGTTTGCTGGTCATGGCGGACGGCTCCTCGTGATGTTCTGGTGGGCGGGATGCGCGGGCCGAAAAAAAACCGCCGGGCGGGTGCCCGGCGGTTTCGGATTCGGTGCGCTGTCGTTGTCGGCTAAGCGCTTGCCTCTCCATCCGCCGGGCGGTGCGAGAACCAAAAGTACGCAAAAAAGAAGGACTTCTGCGAGCGCATGGGCCGAACTCTAGCACGCCGCGCTGGCGTCAGGCCGTGCCGCCCACGGTGAGGCGATCGATACGCAAGGTCGGCTGGCCCACGCCCACGGGCACGCTCTGCCCGTCCTTGCCGCACACGCCCACGCCGGTGTCGAGTTTCATGTCGTTGCCGATGGCGCTCACGCGCGTCAGCGCATCCGGGCCGTTGCCGATGATGGTGGCGCCCTTCACCGGGTACTGGATCTTGCCGTTCTCGACCCAGAAGGCCTCGCTCGCCGAGAAGACGAACTTGCCGCTGGTGATGTCGACCTGGCCGCCACCGAAGTTGGTGGCGTACAGGCCGCGCTTCAGGCCCGCGATGATCTCTTCCTTGGTCTTGTCGCCGCCGAGCATGTAGGTGTTGGTCATGCGCGGCATCGGCACGGCGGCGTAGCTCTCGCGCCGGCCGTTGCCCGTGGGCTTGACCTTCATGAGGCGCGCATTCAGCGAGTCCTGGATGTAGCCCTTGAGGATGCCGTCCTCGATCAGCACGTTGCGCTGCGAGGCATGGCCCTCGTCGTCGATGTTCAGCGAGCCGCGGCGGTCGGGGATGGTGCCGTCGTCGAGCACGGTCACACCCTTGGCGGCCACGCGCTGGCCGATGCGCCCGGAGAACGCGCTCGAACCCTTGCGGTTGAAGTCGCCCTCCAGCCCGTGGCCGATCGCCTCGTGCAGCAGCACGCCGGGCCAGCCCGGGCCGAGCACCACGCTCATCTCGCCGGCCTTGGCCGGGCGCGATTCGAGGTTGGTCAGCGCCGCCGTCACCGCCTGGTCGACGTAGCTCTCGATCATGGCGTCGTGGAAGTAGCCGAAGCCGAAGCGCCCGCCGCCGCCGCCGGAGCCGACCTCGCGGCGCACCTGGCCATCGACCGTCTGCTCGGCGATTACCGTCACCGACAGGCGCACCAGCGGCCGCACGTCGGCGGCCAGCGTGCCGTCGGCGCGCGCCACCAGCACCACGTCGTACTCGCCGGCCAGGCCGGCCATCACCTGCACGATGCGCGGGTCCTTGGCGCGTGCCAGCTTCTCGACGCGCTCGAGCAGCGCCACCTTCTGCGTGCTGTCCAGCGTGGCGATCGGGTCCATCGGCGCGTAGAGGATGCGGCTGGGCGCGATCTTCGTCGGCGTGTCGATCTTGATGCGCCGGCTCTGGCCGGCCGCGGCGATGGTGCGCACCGTGGCCGCGGCGTCGAGCAGCGCGGCCTCGGAGATGTCGTCGGAGTAGGCGAAGGCGGTCTTCTCGCCGGCCACCGCGCGCACCCCCACGCCCTGGTCGATGCCGAAGCTGCCGCTCTTGACGATGCCCTCTTCCAGGCTCCAGCCCTCGCTGCGCGTGTACTGGAAGTACAGGTCCGCGTCGTCGATCCGGTGTGTGGCGATGGTGGCCAGCGCCTTGCCCAGCGTCGCCTCGGTCAGGCCGAAGGGCTCGAGCAGCAGCGAGCGTGCAATGGCCAGGCGTTCGATCGTGGGTTCACGGGAGATCATGGCGGCGTCCTCGGCAAGTGAAGTTCATTGTAGGAGCGGGCTTGCTTCGCACGTCTTTACGAGGGTTTACGGACCGGCCGTGCACGGGCGTCGCGCGGCGTTCGTTGAAAGGTCACGAAGCGCAAAGTTCAAGACGCTTCGCCGACAACCCCAAGGACACGCACCATGTTCACCTTCAAGACCCTTGCCGTCGCCGCCACGCTGGCCGTTGCCACCGCCGGCGCTTTCGCCCAGGCCGCTTCGTCGCCTGCCGCCACGCCGCGCGTCGACCAGCGCCAGGCCAACCAGGAAAAGCGCATCGACCAGGGCATCGCCTCGGGCGAGCTCAACCAGCGCGAGACGCGCCGCCTCGAGAAGCAGCAGAACGTCATCAACCGCGCCGAAGACAAGGCCAAGGCCGACGGCACGGTCACGAAGACCGAGCGCCGCAGCCTGCACAAGATGCAGAACCACGCGAGCAAACGCATCCACCACCAGAAGCACGACGCGCAGACCGCCAAGCCGTGAGCCGAGAGCGGCCGGCCTGCACGGCTCAGCCGCCCTGTGACTCACGCTTGCGTGCGAGGGCGCGCTCGTACAAGGCGTTGCGCGGCGCGCCGGTCAGCTCGACCGCCAGCGCCACGGCCTGCTTCAACGGCAGCGCGGCGAGCAGCGCGTCGAGCACGTGATCATGGCGATCGGGCAGCGACTCGTCGCCACTGCGATCGAGCGCATGGATCACCAGCACGAACTCGCCGCGCAGCCGGTTCGCGTCGTCGGCCAGCCACTGCGGCAGTGTTGCGGCAGGCAGGCTCGTCACCGACTCGAACTGCTTGGTCAACTCCCGGCACACGGTGACCCGGCGCGCGCCGCAGGCCGCCGCCAGCTCTGCGGCCAGCGGCGCGATGCGGTGCGGCGCTTCGAACAGGATGGCCGTGTGTGCGTCGGCGGCGATGCGTTGCAGCGCCAGCGCACGCTCGCCGGCCTTGGCCGGCAGGAAGCCGTGGAACACGAAACCGTGGCCCAGCGCGTCGCCGGCCACGCTCAAAGCGGCGGCGGCGCTGCTGGGGCCTGGCACCGGAATGCAGCGCTGGCCGGCCGCGGTCACCGCTGCCACCAGGGCTGCACCCGGGTCGCTGACGGCCGGCGTGCCGGCGTCGCTGACGAAGGCCACGCGCTCGCCGCGCCCCAGCCGTTCGATCACGCCCGCGGCCGCTTCGCGCTCGTTGTGCTCATGCACCGCCAGCAGCGGCTTTCCCTCGACGCCCAGCGTGCGCAGCAGCGGCGCGCTGTGGCGCGTGTCCTCGCAGGCGATCGCGTCGACGAGGCCGAGCACGTGGATGGCGCGCAGGCTCAGGTCGGCGAGGTTGCCGATCGGCGTGGCCACGACGTACAGTGCGCCGGCCGGATAACTCTGGCCGCCGGCCGCCGCAGCGGCGGCCTGCCGCAACAACGAGGCGTCGATGGTGTTCACGGGTCGGCAGACGACGAAGGCGATCGGGGATGCGGGCGAGGCGCTCGCGCTGAAACATCTGCAGCGCGCGGGCCTGGTGCTGGTGGAGCGCAATTATCGGGTCGCGCGCGGACCCAGCGCGCGCGGTGGCGAAGTCGACCTGATCCTGCGCGATCAAGACGGCACGCTGGTGTTCGTCGAGGTGCGCGCCCGCAGCGACGCCGGCCATGGCGGCGCGGCAGCCAGCGTGGGCTCGGCCAAGCAGCGCCGCATCGTGCTCGCGGCGCGTCACTACCTGATGCGGCTGGCCGCCCCGCCGCCCTGCCGGTTCGACGTGGTCGCCCTCGACGGCGCGCGCATCGAGTGGCTTCGCGCCGCCTTCGACGCTTCGTGACACCGTGTCACCTCTGTGCACGGAACCGCGGCGACGAGTGCGTGTCTTATGATCGGCGACCATGCTTGAACAACGCATCCAGCAGCAATTCTTCGACAGCGCAGACCTGAAGTACGCCGCCGCAGAGATCCTGTCCAAGCCCATCGCCGACGCAGTGAACACGGTGGTGGGCTGCATCACAGCCGGCGGCAAGGTACTCGCGTGCGGCAACGGCGGCTCGGCCAGCGACGCGCAGCACTTCGCGGCCGAGTTCATCGGGCGCTTCGAACGCGAGCGTCCCGGCCTCGCGGCCATCGCGCTGACCACCGACACGTCGATCATCACGGCCATCGGCAACGACTACGACTTCAACTCGATCTACTCCAAGCAGGTGCAGGCGCTCGGCGCGCCCGGCGACGTGCTGCTGGCCATCAGCACCAGCGGCAACTCCGCCAACGTGCTGGCCGCGGTGGAAGCCGCACGCGCAAAGGACATGACCGTCATCGCGCTGACCGGCCGCGGCGGCGGCAAGCTGCGCGAGCGGCTCGGCGAAACCGACGTGCACATCTGCGTGCCGCACGAGCGCACCGCGCGCATCCAGGAAGTGCACATCCTCGTGCTGCACTGCCTGTGCGATGCGGTCGACCTTCAACTGCTCGGTGAACAGGAAAACACATGACCCTTCGCTCCAGACTCGTTCGCCCGACGTTCGTGCTCGCCGCCGTGGCGACTTCCGCCCTGATATCGGCCTGCGCGCCGCTGCTCGTCGGCGGCGCGGTGATGGGCACTTCGCTCATGGTGACCGACCGCCGCACCTCGGGCACCCAGCTCGAGGACCAGGCCATCGAGCTGAAGGCGATGACGCGCACGCGCGAAGCCGTCGGTGAGCGCGGCCACGTCAACGCGACCAGCTACAACCGCACGCTGCTGCTGACAGGCGAAGTGGCGGCCGACACCGACAAGGTCGCCGTCGAGCAGGCCGTGGCCAAGATCGAGGGTGTGCGCACCGTCGTCAACGAGTTGGTGGTGGCGGGCTCGTCCTCTCTGGCCGCCCGCTCGAACGACGCCATCCTGACCAGCAAGGTGAAGGCGAGCTTCATCGACGCGAAGGACGTGTTCGCCAACGCGATCAAGGTCGTCAGCGAACGCGGCACCGTCTACCTGATGGGCCGTGTCACCGAGCGCGAAGCCAATCGCGCCTCCGACATCGCGCGCAGCGTGAGCGGCGTGCAGAAGGTGGTGCGCGTATTCGAGGTGATCA
Proteins encoded in this window:
- the tldD gene encoding metalloprotease TldD, with translation MISREPTIERLAIARSLLLEPFGLTEATLGKALATIATHRIDDADLYFQYTRSEGWSLEEGIVKSGSFGIDQGVGVRAVAGEKTAFAYSDDISEAALLDAAATVRTIAAAGQSRRIKIDTPTKIAPSRILYAPMDPIATLDSTQKVALLERVEKLARAKDPRIVQVMAGLAGEYDVVLVARADGTLAADVRPLVRLSVTVIAEQTVDGQVRREVGSGGGGGRFGFGYFHDAMIESYVDQAVTAALTNLESRPAKAGEMSVVLGPGWPGVLLHEAIGHGLEGDFNRKGSSAFSGRIGQRVAAKGVTVLDDGTIPDRRGSLNIDDEGHASQRNVLIEDGILKGYIQDSLNARLMKVKPTGNGRRESYAAVPMPRMTNTYMLGGDKTKEEIIAGLKRGLYATNFGGGQVDITSGKFVFSASEAFWVENGKIQYPVKGATIIGNGPDALTRVSAIGNDMKLDTGVGVCGKDGQSVPVGVGQPTLRIDRLTVGGTA
- a CDS encoding serine/threonine-protein kinase; amino-acid sequence: MRQTASSAADWDKVRALFDAALALEEGEREALLADPSHEAAVRAEVLSLLAHAARDGDDFLVRPGLADASHLPDSRVGQRCGAWCITAPIGSGGMGEVWLAERADGAFSGQAAIKVLKRGMDSDAVLSRFALEQQSLARLNHPHIAHLLDAGRTADGLPYFVMEHVAGRPIDQACEGLPVAQRLALFLQLAEAVAHAHRNLLLHRDLKPGNVLVTAQGQVRLLDFGIAKAIDPSGGADAEHTHAGPRPFTPQFASPEQVRGEAVGTATDIYSLGVLLYVMLTGSRPYGRGSSTPMEAARSVLEEEPTRPSALPPPGSDADAALLASRRCLQGDLDTILLKALDKRIEARYSSVEAMAGDVRAHLAGRPVNARAPRLGYLFGKFVKRNRWAVGAAALGALALVGGLASTLWQMRQAEAARLSAEQRFADVRRLANRLVFQYHDQIASLPGSTRVRAELLGDAQGYLDELNRHVGNDGTLARELAETYFRLAVLQGEAFSPSLERLDAAQANLDKAIALLPRYIDAAGVEVAALATAADMWMAQSSQRWRRAHLGLGRRALEQARALAERARRQAPDDPKVLSLLGTLEGRLGLLIGGSAASASLGRTAEAVSHLEASLAHMQVLERLDPANAEWVHELAWACYIGAYAANLRGDDALAVSLAERAVALRDRAARMLPDNAHLRHQTAIARLVLAVSLAHAGRHERALPLMDEAQAIVRASVAADASNQAAQRDLRVSGFARGRILVLAGRHDEARGVLAEALAAVPAKTLAEDFYLARARADGLVWAARAWLDGDAARALALADEAIEVVQAAAPGDGNASRLWTLAQAQGERAAALARLGRREQASVAATLALATWQQGSPEGRTPGLFDLWVARDRELAHPDRP
- a CDS encoding ECF-type sigma factor; its protein translation is MTQWLAHVDSGDPQVAHRLFELLYGELRRAARAQLRREEAGHTLTPTALAHEAWFRLAEQSRTRWKNRSHFLAVASTMMRRILVNHALARRAEKRDAELVPLTLGTLERWTGTPGRDLVDVHEALLAFEAVDARAAKVVELRFFGGLENEEAAELLGISLATLKRDWAVARAWLHRELRVR
- a CDS encoding bifunctional acetate--CoA ligase family protein/GNAT family N-acetyltransferase, with translation MSIRHLDHLFDPASVAVIGASQRAGSVGATVWRNLHGNGFKGRSFAVNPRHRSFDGVPVYARVADLPEVPELAIVCTPAAAVPGLIAELGAAGTRAAVVLTAGLSAAQRQAMLDAARPHLLRILGPNCIGMLVPHLGLNASFAHIDALPGELAFVTQSGALMTAMLDWARSRRIGFSHLVSLGEHADVDFGDMLDFLGSDAKTRAILLYIESVEAPRKFMSAARAAARNKPVIVIKSGRSTQGQRAAASHTGALAGSDIVYDAAIARAGMLRVDTMQQLFLAAETLTRFRANRGEQLAVLTNGGGAGVMAADCAAHVGVELTDLHADTIARLDAQMPANWSHGNPVDIIGDAPAERYVQALEALNADPGAGAVLFIHAPTAIVPSADIARALVPLASQSPPRVLGCWLGGDSVAQAREIFREAGIAGYETPEEAVRAFAMLTTYRRNQAQLIEAAPARPFQAAEPDLPAVRAMVQQVLGSGREMLTEPEAKAVLAAYGIPVVATQRVGLDPAETVSAARAMGFPVAIKILSADISHKSDVGGVALGLDSEEQVRAATAEMLERVRAQRPQAKLDGFTVQSMVQRAGAQELIVGASIDRVFGPVILFGQGGTAVEVLADRAIALPPLNEPLARALVARTRVARLLRGFRDTPPADEASVHAVLIAVSQLLADVPQIAELDINPLIVDAKGAIALDARIRLSVTAPAGALNFAIRPYPAHLTQRLEWHGRQLTLRAIRPEDEAQHLDFLSHLDPEDVRMRVFYSRRSIERTELARLTQIDYAREMAFVATAPGPDGAEQTLGVVRAVADPDNIEAEFGIIVRSELKGEGLGELLLQRMVVYLREHGTRRLVATVLAENTRMLQLARELGFVESPSRQEPGTRWVELAL
- a CDS encoding 3-deoxy-7-phosphoheptulonate synthase, producing the protein MTSKPTSEAWYARSERTSQTDDQRIKDVTPLPPPEHLIRFFPIAGTAVETLIGNTRAAIRNIMQRKDDRLLVVMGPCSIHDPAAAIDYARRLKVQRDKYADRLEIVMRVYFEKPRTTVGWKGLINDPYLDESYRIDEGLRIARQLLVEINRAGMPAGSEFLDVISPQYIGDLISWGAIGARTTESQVHRELASGLSAPIGFKNGTDGNIKIATDAIQAAARPHHFLSVHKNGQVAIVETRGNKDCHVILRGGKAPNYDAASVAAACKEIEAAKLDCTLMVDCSHANSSKQHQKQVDVARDIAAQMKAGGRCIFGVMVESHLTAGAQKFSPGKDDPAQLAYGQSITDACIGWDDSLEVLEILGAAVKQRRG
- the rsmI gene encoding 16S rRNA (cytidine(1402)-2'-O)-methyltransferase: MNTIDASLLRQAAAAAAGGQSYPAGALYVVATPIGNLADLSLRAIHVLGLVDAIACEDTRHSAPLLRTLGVEGKPLLAVHEHNEREAAAGVIERLGRGERVAFVSDAGTPAVSDPGAALVAAVTAAGQRCIPVPGPSSAAAALSVAGDALGHGFVFHGFLPAKAGERALALQRIAADAHTAILFEAPHRIAPLAAELAAACGARRVTVCRELTKQFESVTSLPAATLPQWLADDANRLRGEFVLVIHALDRSGDESLPDRHDHVLDALLAALPLKQAVALAVELTGAPRNALYERALARKRESQGG